From Anopheles darlingi chromosome 2, idAnoDarlMG_H_01, whole genome shotgun sequence, the proteins below share one genomic window:
- the LOC125952243 gene encoding uncharacterized protein LOC125952243 yields MTSRKGLPTTASDLVGVIITAFLLLLQVPPYASQTITPDCDVSKCQPLSNVSDLSLEPGQRIRRELDTCCEVMRLYCDASVCPPLFEFCDAARTIRPRTVQGSCCTLQRCDNHCEVFGSDGTNPVSRLVGEKWFTMVNETTCVNYECLRNEANETFINSIALQCNTVCPEGFAAQISDQHCCPQCVQAQCKFDENFYREGQSWESADGCLTYRCTKENGFLSISTSRRQCPTVDGCPEQYIVQSGCCRVCNVTTTTTESSQQDSNDTEQGEDREAIDYFSEQTYSDHPCRRACTLGRKPETCYYRFRLEWYRTLSKACYNCPYNSTDCARPHCITGDGVRRNVAVINRMMPGPAIDVCENDIIVVDVENHLMGESTTIHWHGLHQRRTPYMDGVPHVSQCPISPGTTFRYTFLADNPGTHFWHSHTGMQRGDGAFGALIIRKDNDIHELLYDQDLPEHVITVQDWGHEQGVSLFASHHHSTGDNKPPNLLINGRGKYFQRFSKVALTTTTSATVETEPTTTDTTTTAVPESETDVDDETTTIASVPGVGNDGDDAELLQASSGNGLQFVPKPPTVLHRRTKRQSRTVNFNAVIAPESRHIPLTVFNVEKGQRYRFRLINAEFLNCPVELSIENHNLTVIASDGFGIQPVEDLGSFVSYAGERFDFVVKTNQPIGNYLMRFRGLMDCDERFTSAYQFAVLRYRGAPEDQEYESWPPYDYEAPGVQLNSLNAGPGAENVITIAETNSLQQEDLLLLRNETDYKFYVYYDFYGKDNPHFHVPNLYGFQQVVNNTNRLYTPQLNHISMRMPPIPFMPGKDLLDEASFCNETTVRVGGRDCRNEFCECSHVLQIPLHSTVEMVMIDEGYTFDANHPFHLHGHAFRVVGMDRVGRNTTIEDIRRMDEQGLLPRRLKRAPVKDTVTIPDGGYTIIRFIANNPGYWLFHCHIEFHAEIGMSLVLKVGDRSEMMDRPANFPTCYDYKPELGDLGSDATRPSLTLARSSLLMALLCVLSWMRLVAEL; encoded by the exons ATTGCGATGTGAGCAAGTGTCAACCGCTGTCCAACGTATCGGATCTCTCACTAGAACCCGGCCAGAGGATTCGCCGTGAGCTGGACACCTGCTGCGAGGTAATGCGGTTGTACTGCGATGCCAGCGTATGTCCACCGTTGTTCGAGTTTTGTGATGCAGCCCGTACCATCCGGCCCCGAACCGTACAGGGAAGCTGCTGTACACTGCAACGTTGTG ATAATCACTGCGAGGTGTTTGGAAGCGATGGAACGAACCCGGTGAGCCGGCTGGTCGGTGAGAAGTGGTTCACCATGGTGAATGAGACGACGTGCGTAAACTACGAATGTTTGCGTAACGAGGCAAACGAAACATTCATCAACTCGATCGCACTACAATGTAACACCGTCTGTCCGGAG GGTTTCGCGGCACAGATCAGTGACCAGCATTGCTGCCCACAGTGTGTCCAAGCGCAGTGTAAATTCGATGAAAACTTCTACCGGGAAGGTCAATCCTGGGAGAGTGCCGACGGCTGTCTAACCTATCGGTGCACGAAAGAGAATGGTTTCCTGTCGATCAGCACGAGCCGCAGGCAGTGCCCCACGGTGGACGGTTGTCCGGAGCAGTACATCGTGCAGAGTGGATGTTGCAGAGTTTGCAACGTTACGACCACCACAACGGAGAGTAGCCAGCAGGATAGTAATGATACGGAGCAGGGCGAGGATCGGGAAGCGATCGATTACTTTAGCGAGCAAACGTACAGTGATCATCCCTGTCGACGGGCGTGCACTTTAGGCCGCAAACCGGAAACTTGCTACTATCGGTTCCGCCTCGAGTGGTACCGGACGCTCAGCAAGGCGTGCTACAACTGTCCCTACAACAGCACGGACTGTGCTCGGCCACACTGCATcaccggtgatggtgtgcgGCGGAATGTGGCCGTCATTAATCGGATGATGCCGGGCCCGGCGATCGATGTGTGCGAGAATGATATCATTGTGGTGGACGTCGAGAATCATCTGATGGGTGAAAGCACCACGATCCACTGGCATGGGCTGCATCAGCGTCGTACACCGTACATGGATGGTGTACCGCATGTGTCGCAGTGTCCGATTAGTCCGGGCACTACCTTCCGTTACACGTTCCTGGCCGATAATCCGGGAACACACTTCTGGCATTCGCACACGGGTATGcagcgtggtgatggtgcgttCGGGGCACTCATCATACGGAAGGATAACGATATCCATGAGCTGCTGTACGATCAGGACCTGCCGGAGCATGTGATTACGGTGCAGGATTGGGGCCACGAGCAGGGCGTGTCACTGTTTGCctcccatcatcattcgaCGGGCGACAACAAACCACCGAATCTGCTGATCAATGGTCGGGGTAAATATTTCCAGAGATTTTCCAAGGTGGCCCTTACGACTACGACCAGCGCCACGGTAGAGACGGAACCGACGACAACGGATACCACAACGACAGCCGTTCCGGAGAGCGAAACGGATGTGGACGATGAGACCACTACCATTGCAAGCGTGCCTGGCGTCGGTAATGATGGGGACGATGCAGAGCTGCTACAGGCCAGTAGTGGTAATGGGTTGCAGTTCGTTCCGAAACCGCCGACCGTGCTGCATCGCCGTACGAAGCGACAGTCCCGGACGGTTAACTTCAATGCGGTCATAGCGCCCGAATCGCGCCACATTCCGCTGACGGTGTTTAACGTGGAGAAGGGACAGCGGTACCGGTTTCGGTTGATCAATGCCGAGTTCCTGAACTGCCCGGTTGAGCTGTCGATCGAGAACCACAACCTGACGGTCATCGCCTCGGATGGTTTCGGTATACAGCCGGTCGAGGATTTGGGTTCGTTCGTAAGTTACGCCGGAGAGCGGTTCGATTTCGTGgtcaaaaccaaccaaccgatcggtAACTATCTGATGCGCTTCCGTGGACTGATGGACTGTGATGAGCGGTTTACGTCGGCGTACCAGTTCGCGGTACTGCGCTATCGGGGAGCCCCGGAAGACCAGGAGTACGAATCGTGGCCCCCGTATGACTACGAGGCCCCGGGCGTACAGCTGAACTCGCTGAACGCCGGTCCGGGAGCCGAGAACGTGATCACGATCGCGGAAACAAACTCGTTGCAGCAGGAGgacctgctgttgctacgcAACGAGACGGATTACAAGTTCTACGTCTACTACGATTTCTACGGCAAGGATAATCCACACTTCCATGTGCCCAATCTGTACGGTTTTCAGCAGGTCGTGAACAATACTAACCGCCTGTACACGCCACAGTTGAACCACATTTCGATGCGTATGCCCCCGATACCGTTCATGCCCGGGAAGGATTTGCTGGATGAGGCAAGCTTCTGCAACGAGACGACAGTGCGGGTAGGGGGGCGTGACTGTCGGAATGAGTTCTGTGAGTGTAGTCACGTGCTGCAGATACCGTTACATTCGACCGtcgagatggtgatgatcgacGAAGGATATACGTTCGATGCTAACCATCCGTTCCACCTGCATGGCCACGCGTTCCGTGTGGTGGGTATGGATCGGGTGGGACGTAACACGACGATCGAGGACATTCGTCGGATGGACGAGCAGGGTTTGCTACCGAGACGGTTAAAGCGAGCACCGGTGAAGGACACGGTCACGATCCCGGACGGTGGCTATACCATCATCCGGTTTATCGCCAACAATCCCG GCTACTGGTTGTTCCACTGTCACATCGAGTTCCACGCCGAGATTGGAATGTCGCTGGTGCTGAAGGTGGGTGATAGATCGGAAATGATGGATCGGCCGGCCAACTTCCCGACCTGCTATGACTATAAGCCCGAACTGGGTGACCTCGGTAGCGATGCGACACGTCCGAGTCTAACGCTGGCCCGGAGTTCTTTGTTAATGGCGttactgtgtgtgttgagTTGGATGCGATTGGTTGCCGAACTGTAA